A region of Pseudomonas sp. Marseille-Q3773 DNA encodes the following proteins:
- a CDS encoding alpha/beta family hydrolase, with translation MINGQSAGIDGDQWAKVGNVPGLRCDPPQLQGSGGYKGGLILAHGAGAPMDSEFMNEMTQRLAALGVAVVRFEFPYMAERRLGGGKRPPNPQKVLLECWREVYRQVRPLVTGKLAVGGKSMGGRMASLVADELEADALVCLGYPFYAVGKPEKPRVEHLADLQTPTLIVQGERDALGNREAVAGYALSPAIEVSWLVAGDHDLKPLKASGFSHEQHLQAAAEKVAAFLSR, from the coding sequence ATGATTAATGGGCAAAGTGCCGGTATTGACGGGGATCAATGGGCGAAGGTCGGAAATGTCCCAGGCTTGCGCTGCGATCCCCCGCAGCTACAGGGCAGTGGCGGTTACAAGGGCGGCCTGATCCTGGCCCATGGCGCGGGTGCGCCAATGGACAGCGAGTTCATGAATGAAATGACGCAAAGGCTGGCGGCGCTTGGGGTCGCGGTGGTGCGCTTCGAGTTCCCGTACATGGCCGAGCGCCGGCTAGGGGGTGGCAAGCGGCCGCCCAACCCGCAGAAGGTGCTGCTCGAATGTTGGCGTGAGGTGTACCGGCAGGTGCGACCTTTGGTCACGGGCAAGCTGGCGGTGGGCGGCAAGTCCATGGGCGGGCGCATGGCCAGCCTGGTGGCCGATGAACTGGAAGCGGATGCACTGGTATGCCTGGGGTATCCGTTCTACGCGGTGGGCAAACCGGAAAAGCCACGGGTCGAGCACCTGGCCGATTTGCAGACGCCGACGTTGATCGTGCAGGGCGAGCGGGATGCGCTGGGTAACCGTGAGGCGGTGGCAGGGTATGCGTTGTCGCCGGCGATCGAGGTGAGCTGGTTGGTGGCGGGGGACCATGACCTGAAGCCGCTGAAGGCCTCGGGGTTCAGCCATGAGCAGCATTTGCAGGCGGCGGCTGAGAAGGTTGCAGCATTCCTGTCCCGATAG
- a CDS encoding ABC transporter substrate-binding protein — MIPTSGRKALSTLLLLALSWLVAPAWAVDAIEVKVGAAHFPPYTVRPEKGADTGLLPQLVDALNRAQQQYRFILVPTSIQRRFGDFQQGRTDMAIFENPEWGWQQIVHRTVDMGLEDAEVFVARQANGRDPHYFDNLSGKRLALFNGYHYAFAGFNSDPDYLRKTYNATLTYSHDSNLLMVQAGRADIALVTRSYFSDFLARNPASREQLVPSQRIDQLYHHYALLRPGAPIDEQAFAALLRGLRDSGELARIFEPYRIAVVPTRD; from the coding sequence TTGATTCCAACGTCAGGCCGCAAGGCCTTGTCTACCCTGTTGTTGCTGGCCCTGTCCTGGCTGGTGGCGCCTGCCTGGGCGGTTGACGCGATCGAGGTCAAGGTCGGCGCGGCACACTTCCCGCCCTATACGGTGCGCCCCGAGAAGGGGGCCGACACGGGCCTGCTGCCGCAGCTGGTCGATGCGCTGAACCGTGCGCAGCAACAGTACCGTTTCATCCTGGTGCCCACTTCCATCCAGCGGCGTTTTGGTGATTTCCAGCAAGGCCGCACCGACATGGCCATTTTCGAGAACCCGGAATGGGGCTGGCAGCAAATTGTCCATCGCACGGTGGACATGGGCCTGGAAGATGCCGAGGTATTCGTCGCCCGTCAGGCCAATGGCCGTGATCCGCATTACTTCGACAACCTGAGCGGCAAGCGCCTGGCACTGTTCAATGGTTATCACTATGCGTTCGCCGGCTTCAATTCGGACCCGGACTACCTGCGCAAGACCTACAACGCGACCCTGACCTATTCCCACGACAGCAACCTGCTCATGGTGCAAGCCGGGCGCGCCGACATTGCCCTGGTCACGCGTTCCTACTTCAGTGATTTCCTCGCGCGCAACCCGGCCAGCCGCGAGCAACTGGTGCCCTCGCAGCGCATTGATCAGCTTTACCACCACTACGCCTTGCTACGCCCTGGTGCGCCGATCGACGAACAAGCATTCGCGGCGCTGCTGCGCGGCCTGCGCGACAGCGGCGAGCTGGCGCGCATCTTCGAGCCCTACCGCATTGCGGTGGTGCCGACACGCGACTAA
- a CDS encoding exonuclease domain-containing protein → MGQWLVIDLEATTDKGGWPVTEMEVIEIGASLVTREGREVDHFQCFVKPRRRPQLTPFCRELTHISQAEVDSAAPFHEVWASFERWLVHHRGQLQAWVSWGDYDRQQLHQEWQLHGLDSLLRTLPHINLKQRFAKARHLQRPTGLNGALQLAGMHFCGQQHRALEDARNTARLLPLTLPANGT, encoded by the coding sequence ATGGGCCAGTGGTTGGTGATCGACCTGGAAGCCACCACCGACAAGGGTGGGTGGCCGGTCACAGAGATGGAAGTCATTGAAATTGGCGCAAGCCTGGTCACCCGCGAAGGCCGCGAAGTCGACCACTTCCAGTGCTTCGTCAAGCCCCGGCGTCGGCCGCAGCTGACCCCGTTCTGCCGCGAACTGACCCACATCAGCCAGGCCGAGGTAGACAGTGCGGCCCCCTTCCACGAGGTGTGGGCAAGCTTCGAGCGCTGGCTCGTGCACCACCGTGGGCAGCTTCAGGCCTGGGTCAGCTGGGGTGACTACGACCGCCAGCAGTTGCATCAGGAATGGCAGCTGCACGGGCTGGACAGCCTGCTGCGGACCCTGCCGCACATCAACCTCAAGCAACGCTTCGCCAAGGCCCGCCACCTGCAGCGCCCAACCGGCCTGAACGGTGCCCTGCAACTGGCCGGCATGCACTTTTGCGGGCAGCAACACCGGGCTCTGGAGGATGCACGCAATACAGCACGGCTGCTGCCCTTGACCCTGCCCGCCAACGGCACCTGA
- a CDS encoding pyrimidine/purine nucleoside phosphorylase — MFKVNEYFNGTVKSIAFAGEEGPATVGVMAPGEYEFGTAKREIMHVVSGALIVKLPGSDNWETFNAGDKFNVPADSKFQLQVKVDTAYLCEYRD, encoded by the coding sequence ATGTTCAAGGTCAACGAGTACTTCAACGGCACCGTCAAGTCGATCGCTTTTGCCGGCGAAGAAGGCCCGGCCACTGTCGGTGTGATGGCCCCGGGCGAATACGAGTTCGGTACTGCCAAGCGCGAGATCATGCACGTGGTGTCGGGTGCCCTGATCGTGAAGCTGCCAGGCAGCGACAACTGGGAAACCTTCAACGCCGGCGACAAGTTCAACGTGCCGGCCGACAGCAAGTTTCAGCTGCAGGTGAAGGTGGATACCGCTTACCTGTGCGAGTACCGCGACTAA
- a CDS encoding GNAT family N-acetyltransferase, translating into MPFDVASQPPSAPRWRSLSAEEGDHWLSLSLEGRPLIQLRLEAGASLHLHLERLCPERPCQALWAACYWLLSRDSACQRLVWHLPEVPDQALLSGLLLNAEQPGQYLCERALFWQLPQPWLGESGHEAYPQQMQLSNGKRHPRRAPKPRGEVYRRFDARLGSWVSLRTLEIDTDLERFNRWQNNPRVEAFWQEAGTLEQHREYLAKLQADPHTLPLIGCFDDEPFAYFEAYWAKEDRIAPFYPADDYDRGIHMLVGEQHHRGPHKVASWLSALVHYLFLDDPRTQRVVAEPRADNGKMIGYLHDQCFHCDKEFDFPHKRAALMILGRERFFDRCELA; encoded by the coding sequence ATGCCGTTCGATGTTGCTTCGCAGCCCCCGTCAGCGCCACGCTGGCGCAGCCTCAGTGCCGAGGAGGGCGACCACTGGCTGAGCCTGTCCCTCGAAGGCCGCCCGTTGATCCAGTTGCGCCTGGAGGCGGGTGCCAGCTTGCACCTCCACCTCGAGCGCCTGTGCCCCGAGCGTCCTTGCCAGGCCTTGTGGGCCGCCTGCTACTGGTTGTTGTCCCGCGACAGCGCTTGCCAGCGCCTGGTCTGGCACTTGCCGGAGGTGCCAGACCAGGCGTTGCTCAGTGGCCTGCTGCTGAACGCTGAGCAACCAGGCCAATACCTGTGCGAGCGTGCGCTGTTCTGGCAGCTGCCACAGCCCTGGCTGGGCGAGTCGGGCCATGAGGCATATCCACAGCAGATGCAGCTCAGCAACGGCAAGCGTCACCCGCGCCGCGCACCCAAGCCGCGCGGCGAAGTGTACCGGCGTTTCGATGCGCGCCTGGGTAGCTGGGTGTCGCTGCGCACGCTGGAGATCGATACAGACCTGGAGCGCTTCAACCGCTGGCAGAACAACCCGCGGGTGGAAGCGTTCTGGCAGGAGGCCGGCACCCTGGAGCAGCACCGCGAGTACCTCGCCAAACTCCAGGCCGACCCGCATACCCTGCCGCTGATCGGCTGCTTCGATGATGAGCCGTTTGCCTACTTCGAGGCCTACTGGGCCAAGGAGGACCGCATCGCACCGTTCTACCCGGCCGATGACTACGACCGGGGTATCCACATGCTGGTGGGCGAGCAGCACCATCGCGGGCCGCACAAGGTGGCCAGCTGGCTATCGGCGCTGGTGCATTACCTGTTCCTCGATGACCCGCGTACCCAGCGGGTGGTGGCCGAGCCGCGCGCCGACAATGGCAAGATGATCGGCTACCTGCACGATCAATGCTTCCACTGCGACAAGGAGTTCGACTTCCCGCACAAACGGGCGGCATTGATGATTCTTGGCCGGGAGCGGTTTTTCGATCGCTGTGAACTGGCCTGA
- a CDS encoding RNA polymerase factor sigma-70 yields the protein MAEQLSTSKCDSPLLQAFVDNRSILVKIAARITGCRSRAEDVVQDAFFRLSAAPQITSSFKAQLSYLFQIVRNLAIDHYRKQAMELKYSGSEEEGLNVVVQNASPEATHINLAALDDIAEALNQLPQRTRYAFEMYRLHGVPQKDIAKELGVSPTLVNFMIRDALVHCRKMAGRQA from the coding sequence ATGGCGGAACAACTATCCACAAGTAAGTGCGATTCACCATTACTGCAGGCCTTCGTCGACAACCGCAGCATCCTGGTCAAGATTGCCGCGCGCATTACCGGCTGCCGCTCGCGCGCCGAAGATGTGGTGCAGGATGCCTTCTTCAGGCTCAGCGCCGCCCCGCAGATCACCTCGTCGTTCAAGGCGCAGTTGAGCTACCTGTTCCAGATCGTGCGCAACCTGGCCATCGACCACTACCGCAAGCAGGCAATGGAGCTGAAGTACTCCGGCAGCGAGGAGGAAGGCCTGAATGTGGTGGTGCAGAATGCCTCGCCCGAGGCCACCCACATCAACCTGGCCGCGCTGGATGACATTGCCGAGGCGTTGAACCAGCTGCCGCAGCGCACCCGCTATGCGTTCGAGATGTACCGCCTGCATGGGGTGCCGCAGAAGGATATTGCCAAGGAACTGGGAGTGTCGCCGACGCTGGTCAACTTCATGATCCGCGATGCACTGGTGCACTGCCGCAAGATGGCCGGTCGCCAGGCCTGA